The Terriglobales bacterium genome contains a region encoding:
- a CDS encoding Hsp20/alpha crystallin family protein, whose product MTFLANWEPVRQHSIMQDRTNRMNRLFRELLSSEAPEEALTTTSFAPPVDIYEDEHNITLKIEVPGIDENDIDVRIDNNTLTVQGVRKIEKEEKEENFRRVERHYGSFARSFTLPPSVDPTQVSAHYDKGVLNINLAKKAEAKPKQIKVNVGSDKKVLEAKTQAKAA is encoded by the coding sequence ATGACATTCTTAGCCAATTGGGAACCCGTCCGCCAGCATTCCATCATGCAAGACCGCACAAACCGCATGAACCGCCTTTTCCGCGAGTTACTTAGCTCCGAAGCTCCGGAAGAAGCACTAACAACCACCAGCTTCGCACCCCCAGTGGATATCTACGAAGACGAGCACAACATCACGTTGAAGATCGAAGTCCCGGGCATCGACGAAAACGACATTGATGTCCGCATCGACAACAACACCCTTACCGTGCAGGGCGTGCGCAAGATCGAGAAAGAAGAGAAAGAGGAAAACTTCCGCCGTGTGGAACGGCACTACGGAAGCTTCGCCCGCTCATTCACGCTGCCCCCCTCAGTGGATCCCACCCAAGTGAGCGCCCACTATGACAAGGGCGTGCTGAACATAAATCTCGCCAAGAAAGCGGAAGCCAAGCCTAAGCAGATTAAAGTTAACGTTGGGAGTGACAAGAAGGTACTCGAAGCCAAGACTCAAGCTAAGGCAGCGTAA
- a CDS encoding DUF6804 family protein: protein MKEPLMFTAVLKAIAVVGLIIALFWRSPNYEVLLSFLVCVAALVVVSQAIQVKNYIWIAVFFAVCALFNPVFPVTMSPNMHLMVNIVCAGLFASSLLLLKTLPRMSVPSITDRTPGSQSL from the coding sequence ATGAAGGAGCCTCTCATGTTTACGGCAGTCTTAAAAGCGATCGCGGTGGTGGGGCTAATCATTGCATTGTTCTGGCGGTCCCCGAATTATGAAGTGTTGTTGTCGTTTCTCGTCTGTGTGGCGGCGCTGGTTGTGGTCAGCCAGGCGATTCAAGTGAAAAACTACATTTGGATCGCGGTATTTTTCGCGGTTTGCGCGCTCTTCAATCCCGTGTTTCCCGTGACCATGTCCCCCAATATGCACTTGATGGTCAACATTGTCTGCGCGGGTTTATTCGCCAGTTCGCTACTGTTGTTAAAGACCCTGCCGCGAATGTCCGTGCCCTCGATAACTGATCGAACGCCGGGAAGTCAGTCGTTGTGA
- a CDS encoding rod shape-determining protein, producing MSLNGHYPGWRFLRIPSLSTVLANDLAIDLGTANTLVYVRGRGIVVNEPSIVAINKNTGEVEAVGKEAKEMLGRTPANIVAIKPMRDGVIADFKVTEKMLSYFIRKACKRRMFLHPRIVIAVPSEITQVERRAVTDSAYRAGASEVHLVEQAMAAAIGAGLPIGEPIGNMVVDIGGGTTDIAVISLGGIVYSRSLRMAGNQMDEAITNHVKRKYNLLIGERTAEQIKIEIGSAYPLEKPRTMEIRGRNLVEGVPKAITVDDIEVRESLAECVSTIMNAIRAALERTPPELSADISDRGILLTGGGALLENLDKRIRDETGLPVSIADDPLCSVGLGVGKMLGDFTLLRKVSID from the coding sequence ATGTCACTCAACGGCCATTATCCAGGATGGCGGTTCCTTAGGATTCCTTCACTGTCCACAGTCCTAGCTAATGACCTTGCTATCGATCTCGGCACCGCCAATACACTCGTTTACGTGCGCGGCAGGGGAATCGTGGTCAATGAGCCGTCAATTGTGGCAATCAACAAAAACACAGGCGAAGTCGAAGCAGTCGGCAAAGAAGCAAAGGAAATGCTGGGGCGCACTCCTGCGAACATCGTGGCCATTAAGCCTATGAGGGACGGCGTGATCGCTGACTTCAAAGTCACCGAAAAAATGCTGAGTTACTTCATTCGCAAGGCATGCAAGCGCCGCATGTTCTTGCACCCACGGATAGTTATCGCGGTCCCTTCGGAAATTACCCAAGTGGAAAGGCGCGCGGTTACGGATTCTGCCTATCGAGCTGGCGCGAGCGAAGTTCATCTGGTGGAACAGGCCATGGCGGCCGCGATCGGTGCAGGCTTACCAATCGGCGAGCCTATAGGCAACATGGTCGTGGATATCGGAGGCGGCACGACTGACATCGCTGTGATATCGCTCGGCGGCATCGTGTATTCGCGGTCGCTACGGATGGCGGGTAATCAGATGGATGAAGCCATAACTAATCATGTGAAGCGGAAATATAACTTACTGATCGGTGAGCGCACTGCCGAGCAAATCAAGATTGAAATTGGAAGCGCTTACCCACTCGAGAAACCACGTACGATGGAAATCAGAGGCCGTAATCTGGTCGAAGGTGTCCCCAAAGCAATCACAGTAGATGACATCGAGGTTCGAGAATCATTGGCAGAATGCGTTTCGACCATCATGAACGCGATTCGGGCCGCGTTAGAGCGTACTCCACCCGAGCTTTCGGCGGACATCAGCGATCGTGGCATTCTCCTCACCGGAGGTGGGGCATTGCTGGAGAATCTAGATAAGCGCATTCGAGACGAGACCGGACTACCGGTTTCTATCGCAGACGACCCTCTTTGTAGCGTTGGGCTGGGAGTGGGAAAAATGCTCGGCGACTTCACATTGCTGAGAAAGGTATCGATCGATTAG
- a CDS encoding Crp/Fnr family transcriptional regulator — MARRPSKSIAKPSTSSRRIQELSNRNSGRAPREPLAFDPNLLLNKLGTAKTVHQFRDKQAVFSQGDPADAVFYIQKGRIKLTVVSKRGKEAVIAVLQQGDFFGEGCLAAQPLRISSAAAMQNLTIVRLEKKTMVGLLQQEPEFAEMFIAYLLSRNIRIEEDLVDQLFNSSEKRLARLLLLLAHYGKDSKPETVLPKMSQETLAEMIGTTRSRVSYFMNRFRKMGFIDYNGSLHVNSALLTVVLRD; from the coding sequence ATGGCTCGCCGACCGTCAAAATCGATAGCAAAACCCTCGACCTCTAGTAGACGCATCCAGGAACTCAGTAATCGAAACAGCGGGCGCGCGCCTCGTGAACCTCTCGCGTTTGATCCGAACTTGCTTTTAAACAAGCTGGGAACCGCAAAGACCGTTCATCAGTTTCGGGACAAGCAGGCAGTGTTTTCGCAGGGAGATCCGGCTGACGCCGTCTTCTATATTCAAAAGGGAAGAATAAAGCTCACGGTGGTATCCAAGCGCGGTAAAGAAGCCGTAATCGCTGTCTTGCAGCAGGGTGACTTCTTTGGCGAAGGATGCCTGGCCGCTCAGCCGCTGCGTATTTCCTCGGCGGCTGCCATGCAGAACCTGACCATTGTCCGGCTCGAGAAAAAAACCATGGTGGGATTGTTGCAACAGGAGCCGGAATTTGCAGAGATGTTTATCGCTTACCTGCTCTCCCGCAACATTCGCATTGAAGAAGACCTCGTGGACCAGTTGTTCAACTCCAGCGAAAAACGGCTCGCCCGCCTGCTTCTGCTGCTTGCGCATTATGGCAAGGATTCAAAGCCCGAGACGGTTCTTCCCAAGATGAGCCAGGAAACTCTGGCGGAAATGATCGGCACCACGCGTTCCCGAGTCAGTTACTTTATGAACCGATTCAGGAAGATGGGATTTATCGATTACAACGGTTCCTTGCACGTCAATAGTGCGTTGCTCACGGTTGTTCTTCGGGATTAG